The following are from one region of the Salicibibacter kimchii genome:
- a CDS encoding aldehyde dehydrogenase family protein encodes MTISADTKETSLFIDGNWKPAASGETFAVIDPATGEVTAEVANAGEKDVDIAVASALEAFHDGRWTSIPPLERGRILRQVADLIRKNNMELAQLMTRENGMPMNMAMFVEIPMAADAFDFYASLVVQPKGETLPFSLSGAPPHHMTWTMKEPIGVAGLITPWNFPLLMPTWKVAPALSAGCTAVLKPAPETPLTALKLAELCKEAGVPDGVLHVLTGKDELGKALVSHPDVPKISFTGETATGRQIMASAAPYIKRVSLELGGKSPNIIFDDADLEDAAKSALFGIFYNSGQVCQAGSRILVQRSVYDQFTEALVKQAKKLKVGPGSNMGNDLGPVISKEQYDKISDYIQIGQEEGATLLAGGGTPEDAGDGYFIEPTVFGDVSPTMRIAQEEIFGPLASVIPFDDDDEAVRIANDTIYGLAAAVWTRDIKRGLRMAQRVKSGTLWINTYQVLTPTAPFGGFKQSGIGRDLGTESLNAYLETKSVFADLNDRPMTLF; translated from the coding sequence ATGACGATTTCAGCTGATACAAAAGAAACATCTCTGTTCATTGATGGAAATTGGAAGCCCGCTGCGTCCGGGGAAACATTTGCGGTCATTGATCCGGCGACGGGAGAAGTAACGGCGGAAGTGGCTAATGCCGGAGAAAAAGATGTGGACATCGCGGTGGCAAGCGCACTGGAAGCGTTTCATGACGGGCGTTGGACTTCGATCCCACCCCTTGAACGGGGGCGGATTTTGCGCCAAGTTGCGGACTTGATCCGCAAAAACAATATGGAGCTCGCGCAACTGATGACCCGTGAAAACGGCATGCCGATGAACATGGCCATGTTCGTGGAAATCCCGATGGCGGCGGACGCGTTTGATTTTTACGCCTCGCTTGTGGTGCAACCGAAGGGAGAGACACTTCCGTTTTCGTTAAGTGGCGCTCCGCCACATCACATGACGTGGACGATGAAAGAGCCGATCGGGGTCGCCGGTTTGATCACGCCCTGGAATTTTCCGTTGCTCATGCCGACGTGGAAAGTCGCGCCCGCGCTCTCGGCAGGGTGCACAGCGGTGCTGAAACCGGCGCCGGAAACGCCTTTAACCGCTTTGAAATTGGCAGAGTTATGTAAGGAAGCGGGTGTCCCGGACGGTGTTCTTCACGTGTTAACGGGAAAAGATGAGCTGGGTAAAGCGCTCGTGAGCCATCCGGACGTACCAAAAATCTCGTTTACGGGCGAGACGGCCACCGGACGCCAAATCATGGCGAGCGCGGCTCCGTATATTAAACGGGTCTCCCTGGAACTCGGCGGCAAATCGCCGAATATTATTTTCGACGATGCCGATCTCGAAGACGCGGCGAAAAGCGCGCTGTTTGGTATTTTTTACAATTCAGGACAAGTTTGCCAGGCTGGCAGCCGCATCTTGGTCCAACGTTCCGTCTACGATCAATTTACGGAAGCGCTCGTTAAGCAAGCGAAAAAATTAAAAGTCGGTCCGGGAAGCAACATGGGCAATGACCTCGGGCCAGTGATCAGCAAAGAGCAGTACGATAAAATCAGCGATTACATTCAGATCGGCCAAGAAGAAGGCGCGACGTTGTTGGCCGGGGGAGGGACTCCCGAAGATGCGGGCGACGGTTATTTTATTGAACCGACGGTATTCGGTGACGTATCACCAACGATGCGCATTGCCCAAGAAGAAATCTTCGGCCCGCTGGCGAGCGTCATCCCGTTCGATGATGATGACGAAGCCGTCCGCATCGCCAACGACACGATCTACGGCTTGGCAGCTGCGGTGTGGACACGCGATATTAAACGAGGACTGCGTATGGCGCAACGGGTAAAAAGCGGAACGTTATGGATCAACACCTATCAAGTGCTCACCCCGACCGCCCCGTTCGGCGGCTTCAAACAAAGCGGCATCGGCCGTGATTTGGGGACTGAATCACTGAATGCTTATCTCGAAACGAAATCGGTGTTTGCGGATCTAAACGATCGGCCGATGACGTTGTTTTAG
- a CDS encoding MBL fold metallo-hydrolase, which translates to MKITPLGIWGAYPPANGATSAFLIEEEGFRCLVDCGSGVLSNLQTHISLHELDALVITHYHPDHIADVGVLQHGVMIETLLNKRSRPLQVYAHANDEDHFSKLQDKYMNATAVSPRQTETIGPWHVDFCETDHPVYCLALKFTNKHNASVTFTADTAWTPELLPFIKGSELLISEASTYHHMIDQIPGHLSGRQAGQLAAETDVERLLLTHLPNYGNPNDLVAEAEDVFSGEVALADPAQSYFVEKG; encoded by the coding sequence ATGAAAATCACACCACTGGGTATTTGGGGCGCCTATCCGCCGGCAAATGGAGCGACATCCGCGTTCCTAATAGAAGAAGAAGGTTTTCGTTGCCTTGTTGATTGCGGGAGCGGTGTGTTGTCTAATTTACAAACCCATATCTCGCTCCATGAACTCGACGCACTCGTGATCACCCATTACCACCCCGATCATATCGCGGATGTAGGCGTTTTGCAGCACGGGGTGATGATTGAAACGTTGTTGAACAAGCGTAGCCGACCGTTGCAAGTCTACGCCCATGCCAACGACGAAGATCATTTTTCTAAGCTACAGGACAAATACATGAACGCTACTGCTGTTTCCCCGCGGCAAACAGAGACAATTGGTCCGTGGCACGTCGACTTTTGTGAGACGGATCACCCTGTTTATTGTCTGGCGTTAAAATTCACTAATAAACATAACGCGTCGGTCACGTTTACTGCGGATACGGCCTGGACACCTGAGCTCCTGCCCTTTATTAAAGGAAGCGAGTTACTGATTAGCGAAGCAAGCACCTATCATCACATGATCGACCAAATTCCGGGCCATTTGAGCGGTCGGCAGGCGGGGCAATTGGCGGCTGAAACGGATGTGGAACGTTTGCTGCTCACCCATCTACCGAATTATGGAAACCCGAATGATCTCGTGGCGGAAGCCGAAGACGTATTTTCAGGCGAGGTGGCGCTTGCAGATCCTGCTCAGTCTTATTTTGTAGAAAAGGGATAA
- a CDS encoding GNAT family N-acetyltransferase: MDYKVEECTNIEDIPMRLLLDADPEEKMIEAYIHRGRSFLMYHEGEVIGVYVLLATRPNTVEIMNIALTKAMQGKGLGEQLLRHALETSRKLGYRIVEIGTGSTGMSQLYLYQKCGFRMVGVEVDYFLRNYSMPLYENGLRIRDMVRLSQAL, encoded by the coding sequence ATGGATTATAAGGTGGAAGAATGTACGAACATTGAAGATATTCCGATGCGATTGCTTTTGGACGCGGATCCCGAGGAAAAAATGATTGAGGCTTACATTCATCGCGGCCGTAGTTTCTTGATGTATCATGAAGGGGAAGTCATTGGCGTCTACGTGCTTTTGGCAACGCGGCCGAACACGGTGGAGATTATGAACATTGCACTGACGAAAGCGATGCAAGGGAAAGGGCTCGGCGAACAACTTTTGCGCCACGCCCTCGAAACTTCCCGGAAACTGGGCTATCGGATCGTTGAAATCGGCACGGGGAGCACGGGCATGAGCCAACTCTATCTCTACCAGAAATGCGGATTTCGAATGGTCGGTGTGGAAGTGGATTATTTTCTACGAAATTACAGCATGCCTCTTTATGAAAATGGCTTGCGCATTCGCGATATGGTAAGACTGTCGCAGGCGTTATAG
- a CDS encoding aldehyde dehydrogenase family protein, whose translation MHYAKPGSTNSIVQFERRYDNFIGGEWVAPADGEYFENVSPVDGQVFTEIARSKETDVDRALDAAHEAKEAWGATSVADRARILNKIADRMEENLEKLAVAETWDNGKPVREALAADIPNAIDHFRYFASAIRAQEGGISQIDDDTVAYHFHEPLGVTGQIIPWNFPLLMMSWKVAPALAAGNCTILKPAEQTPASINIWLDLVHDLLPPGVLNVVQGFGLEAGKPLAQSDKVDKVAFTGETTTGRMIMQYASENIIPVTLELGGKSPNIFFADVMDKDDGYLEKAVEGFVMFALNNGEVCTCPSRALIDESIYDEFMERALKKVKEIKGGDPLDTNTMIGAQASEEQLEKILSYFDIAKQEGAEVITGGNRKKYEGDQAEGYYVEPTIFKGHNKMRVFQEEIFGPVVSVTTFNGYDEALEIANDTLYGLGAGVWSRNTNTAYRAGRAIQSGRVWTNCFHVYPAHAAFGGYKKSGIGRENHLMMLDHYQQTKNLLVSYSEEPQGLF comes from the coding sequence ATGCACTACGCAAAACCGGGATCAACCAACTCTATCGTCCAGTTTGAACGTCGCTATGACAATTTTATCGGTGGGGAGTGGGTAGCTCCTGCGGACGGGGAATATTTTGAGAATGTGAGCCCCGTCGACGGTCAAGTGTTTACGGAAATTGCCCGATCAAAAGAGACGGATGTGGACAGGGCATTGGATGCCGCCCATGAAGCGAAAGAAGCGTGGGGGGCGACGTCCGTTGCGGATCGTGCCAGAATTTTAAACAAAATTGCTGATCGCATGGAAGAAAATCTGGAAAAACTTGCGGTTGCGGAAACGTGGGATAACGGCAAGCCGGTGCGTGAGGCACTGGCGGCCGACATTCCCAACGCCATTGATCATTTTCGGTATTTTGCCAGTGCGATTCGTGCCCAGGAAGGCGGAATCTCACAAATTGATGACGATACGGTCGCCTATCATTTTCACGAACCGCTCGGGGTGACCGGACAAATCATCCCATGGAACTTTCCGCTCCTCATGATGTCCTGGAAAGTGGCACCCGCACTCGCGGCCGGAAACTGCACGATTTTGAAGCCGGCGGAACAGACCCCGGCGTCGATCAATATCTGGCTTGATCTCGTGCACGACTTGCTTCCGCCGGGCGTCCTCAACGTCGTTCAAGGCTTTGGCCTGGAGGCCGGAAAGCCGCTCGCCCAAAGCGATAAAGTTGATAAAGTCGCCTTCACCGGTGAGACAACAACCGGTCGGATGATTATGCAATACGCGTCCGAGAACATTATCCCGGTGACCCTTGAGCTTGGCGGAAAGTCGCCGAACATCTTTTTCGCCGATGTCATGGACAAAGACGACGGCTATCTCGAAAAAGCGGTCGAAGGATTCGTCATGTTTGCCCTCAATAACGGGGAGGTCTGCACTTGCCCATCGCGTGCCCTTATCGATGAATCCATTTATGATGAATTCATGGAACGGGCATTGAAAAAGGTAAAAGAAATCAAAGGCGGTGACCCCCTTGATACGAATACGATGATCGGGGCGCAAGCGTCCGAAGAACAACTGGAAAAAATCCTTTCCTATTTTGATATTGCCAAGCAAGAAGGCGCGGAAGTGATTACCGGCGGTAATCGTAAAAAATATGAAGGCGATCAAGCCGAAGGGTATTACGTCGAGCCGACCATTTTCAAAGGACACAATAAGATGCGCGTTTTCCAGGAAGAAATTTTCGGCCCCGTCGTCTCCGTTACGACGTTCAACGGTTACGATGAAGCGCTAGAAATTGCAAACGATACGCTCTACGGCCTCGGCGCAGGGGTCTGGTCGCGCAACACGAATACGGCTTATCGGGCCGGCCGCGCCATTCAATCCGGACGTGTGTGGACGAATTGCTTCCACGTCTATCCGGCGCACGCGGCTTTCGGCGGTTACAAAAAATCCGGCATCGGGCGCGAGAATCATTTAATGATGCTCGATCATTATCAACAAACGAAGAATCTGCTCGTAAGCTATAGCGAGGAACCGCAAGGATTGTTTTAA
- a CDS encoding DUF779 domain-containing protein, with product MVEKVRATDETIALIQKLEKKHGPLIFHQSGGCCDGSSPMCFPKDEFRVGKSDRYLGEIGGTPFYIAKDQYEYWKHTQLIIDVVKGRGGMFSVEGPEGVRFLLRSRVFTEKEREELQLSVN from the coding sequence ATGGTGGAAAAAGTCCGAGCCACCGATGAAACGATTGCCCTCATTCAGAAACTGGAAAAGAAACACGGCCCGCTGATTTTTCATCAATCGGGCGGCTGCTGTGACGGCAGTTCCCCGATGTGTTTTCCGAAAGATGAATTTAGGGTCGGTAAAAGTGACCGTTACCTCGGCGAGATCGGGGGCACGCCGTTTTACATTGCGAAAGATCAATATGAGTATTGGAAGCACACCCAGCTCATTATCGATGTTGTCAAAGGCCGCGGCGGCATGTTTTCCGTCGAGGGGCCGGAAGGCGTGCGTTTTCTGCTCCGATCCCGTGTGTTTACCGAAAAAGAACGAGAAGAATTGCAACTGTCAGTGAATTAG
- a CDS encoding MBL fold metallo-hydrolase: MLPELGIESLRLDLPFRLNHVNVFYAEGENGWTVIDAGLHNEETVAAWDPILRDKKVDRIFVTHYHPDHFGYVGAMQKRTGARVFMTETDAEAGKHAWTSAFLDEMRAYYDRAGIPDHQADEMRGNTAEFVPRVEPLPKIDHYFQEGEKVQIGKYEYEVLFTPGHSDGLIVFFNREKSVLLSTDHLLPKITPNISYWFHGDKNPLKSYLQSLKKIEKLDAEYVIPSHGKPFTGANARAKEIRDHHSERLETLLGHLGEPSTVYDLCQHLFPKVLTVHETRFAIGETLAHLEYLRYEGDCKREDNDGVWYYSVAF, encoded by the coding sequence ATGCTACCAGAGCTTGGAATTGAGTCGCTACGATTAGATTTGCCATTTCGATTGAACCACGTGAATGTTTTTTATGCCGAAGGCGAGAATGGATGGACGGTCATTGACGCGGGCCTACATAATGAGGAAACGGTGGCGGCTTGGGATCCTATTTTACGGGATAAAAAAGTAGATCGTATTTTTGTGACCCATTATCATCCCGACCATTTCGGATACGTTGGTGCCATGCAAAAACGGACCGGCGCGCGTGTATTTATGACGGAAACCGACGCCGAAGCGGGGAAACATGCCTGGACGAGCGCATTTTTGGATGAGATGCGCGCGTATTACGATCGCGCGGGCATTCCTGATCATCAGGCTGATGAGATGCGTGGGAATACGGCAGAATTCGTGCCGCGCGTGGAACCTTTGCCGAAGATTGATCATTATTTTCAAGAAGGAGAAAAAGTACAAATAGGGAAATACGAATATGAAGTGTTGTTTACGCCCGGGCACTCCGACGGCCTCATTGTTTTTTTTAATCGCGAAAAAAGCGTTTTGCTCTCGACCGATCATTTACTGCCGAAAATTACACCGAACATTTCCTATTGGTTTCATGGGGATAAAAATCCGTTGAAATCGTATCTGCAATCATTAAAAAAGATAGAAAAGCTGGATGCTGAATATGTCATTCCTTCCCACGGCAAACCATTTACCGGCGCCAATGCCAGGGCGAAAGAAATTCGTGATCATCATAGCGAGCGCCTTGAAACATTGCTTGGCCATTTGGGCGAGCCGTCTACGGTTTATGACCTCTGTCAACATTTGTTCCCGAAAGTGTTGACGGTGCATGAAACGAGGTTTGCCATCGGGGAAACACTCGCGCACTTGGAATACCTTCGTTATGAAGGGGACTGCAAGCGGGAAGATAATGATGGGGTTTGGTATTATTCCGTCGCATTTTGA
- a CDS encoding DinB family protein: protein MLGIEEARKELLTGVENLSDEQLNREVEEGRWTIAQVLEHLHLIERGLAAPIIQKELANEDSQPARKKKPIELTVDRSVQKVEATGPFVPSNEFMPLEEIKKRLSQSRATLQEALHAVEDESILSQKSAKHPAFGTMDLEQWIEFIGLHERRHLQQIEELKAKL, encoded by the coding sequence ATGTTAGGCATTGAAGAAGCAAGAAAAGAACTGCTGACTGGCGTGGAAAACTTGAGTGATGAACAATTGAACCGTGAAGTGGAGGAAGGGCGCTGGACGATCGCACAGGTTCTGGAGCATCTTCATTTAATAGAACGGGGATTAGCAGCCCCCATTATTCAGAAAGAACTGGCGAATGAAGATAGCCAACCGGCGCGAAAAAAGAAACCGATTGAACTGACGGTGGATCGTTCCGTTCAGAAGGTAGAAGCGACCGGCCCATTCGTGCCATCGAATGAATTTATGCCACTAGAGGAAATAAAAAAAAGACTCAGCCAATCGCGAGCAACATTGCAAGAGGCTTTGCACGCAGTCGAAGATGAGTCGATCTTATCGCAAAAGTCGGCCAAGCACCCGGCCTTCGGAACGATGGATTTGGAACAATGGATCGAATTCATCGGATTACATGAACGACGCCATTTGCAGCAAATTGAAGAGTTGAAAGCGAAGCTTTAG
- a CDS encoding nuclease-related domain-containing protein yields the protein MNTTPRTFPAKIRQLEALESRLPTAHKIFPTIVTEAKRARAGWRGEISMDYYYRQLDLPRQHYFVHQLRLPRNMDFFQMDTLLLTKYFFLILEIKNLAGTLTFDHEHQQLLRTHGDQQEVFADPVLQAEQQAALLKTWLQAHFGSSPPIYAYAVMTNNNSILKNATPHALHHQIIRPPALRPILQDLFVKERCHALEHEVNVYVKALRKAHRPARYCAMEKYELSRVDLKNGVFCPGCSGVMKWRHGKWMCPRCGTLSRDAHHKALHDYALLISPYISTGECQAYLQLPEINTAQRILKKLNLTHSGGTKARKYHLRDDLIKAK from the coding sequence TTGAACACAACACCTCGCACGTTCCCCGCTAAAATCCGCCAACTGGAAGCGTTGGAATCCCGTCTTCCTACCGCGCACAAGATTTTCCCGACCATCGTTACTGAGGCTAAACGCGCCCGAGCCGGGTGGCGCGGCGAAATATCAATGGATTATTATTACCGACAGCTCGATTTGCCACGACAGCATTATTTTGTTCATCAATTGCGCCTGCCCCGCAACATGGATTTTTTTCAAATGGACACGTTACTTCTCACCAAGTATTTCTTCCTCATTCTTGAAATTAAAAATCTCGCAGGAACGCTCACATTCGATCATGAGCATCAACAGCTACTTCGCACGCATGGCGACCAGCAGGAAGTGTTTGCCGATCCGGTTCTGCAGGCCGAGCAACAGGCTGCATTGCTCAAGACATGGCTACAGGCGCATTTCGGATCGAGCCCGCCGATTTACGCGTACGCCGTCATGACGAACAATAACAGTATTTTAAAGAACGCTACCCCTCACGCCCTGCATCATCAGATCATCCGCCCTCCCGCTTTGCGCCCTATTTTACAAGATCTTTTTGTGAAAGAAAGATGTCATGCGTTAGAGCACGAGGTAAATGTCTACGTAAAAGCATTAAGAAAAGCCCATCGTCCCGCAAGATACTGCGCGATGGAAAAATATGAATTAAGTCGTGTCGATTTGAAAAACGGCGTATTCTGCCCAGGGTGTTCCGGCGTCATGAAATGGCGGCACGGCAAATGGATGTGCCCACGATGCGGAACGCTAAGCCGCGATGCTCATCACAAGGCGTTGCATGATTACGCCCTGCTCATATCTCCCTATATATCGACCGGAGAATGCCAAGCCTATCTTCAACTCCCGGAAATTAATACTGCCCAACGCATTTTGAAAAAACTGAACCTCACGCATAGCGGCGGGACGAAAGCAAGAAAATATCACTTGCGTGACGACCTCATCAAGGCAAAGTGA